A stretch of Hydractinia symbiolongicarpus strain clone_291-10 chromosome 9, HSymV2.1, whole genome shotgun sequence DNA encodes these proteins:
- the LOC130656390 gene encoding mitochondrial import inner membrane translocase subunit Tim9-like, with translation MALPPMQQQVQVEQLKTFLTTYNKLSETCFSDCVHDFTNRTISANENTCAMNCTEKFLKISQRIGIRFQEIQELNIVGGTK, from the exons ATGGCATTGCCACCAATGCAACAACAAGTTCAAGTGGAACAG ctaaagacatttttgaccacttaTAACAAACTTTCCGAAACATGCTTTTCTGACTGTGTCCATGATTTTACCAACAGAACTATTTCAGCGAACgag AACACTTGCGCAATGAATTGCACAGAGAAGTTTTTAAAGATCTCCCAAAGAATTGGTATTCGATTTCAAGAGATCCAAGAACTGAACATTGTTGGCGGAACTAAGTGA